A single genomic interval of Stieleria maiorica harbors:
- a CDS encoding DUF6484 domain-containing protein: MLQSTPARSRRLNSEDDREPKMDQGPTATRQSLRAMPQASVVVGRLARLHDDGTPRVDFPGNPSEQGSIARSTAQITANDVGRDVVLMFESGDLSRPIIMGVIQPPQEVTHDASTVVADVDHQRLVLSADREIVLQCGKASITLTRSGKVLIRGAYVSSRSSGANRIKGGSVQIN, encoded by the coding sequence ATGCTACAGTCAACCCCCGCTCGTTCGCGACGGCTGAATTCCGAAGACGATCGTGAGCCGAAAATGGATCAAGGCCCAACGGCGACGCGGCAATCTCTAAGGGCGATGCCGCAGGCTTCGGTTGTTGTCGGGCGTCTGGCACGATTGCATGACGACGGCACTCCGCGGGTCGATTTTCCAGGCAATCCGAGCGAGCAGGGAAGTATCGCGAGATCCACCGCCCAGATCACTGCCAACGACGTCGGACGCGACGTTGTATTGATGTTTGAGTCTGGAGATCTGAGCCGACCGATCATTATGGGAGTGATTCAACCGCCACAAGAAGTCACGCATGATGCGTCGACCGTCGTCGCGGATGTTGATCACCAGCGGCTTGTGCTCTCGGCCGATCGAGAAATCGTCCTTCAATGTGGAAAAGCCAGTATCACGCTCACACGATCCGGAAAGGTGTTGATACGCGGCGCCTACGTGTCCAGTCGTTCGTCCGGTGCCAACCGTATCAAGGGCGGCTCGGTTCAGATCAATTAG
- a CDS encoding DUF2169 family type VI secretion system accessory protein has protein sequence MQISSNTTGMQAGLTVATDKVGKDYCVIVVKGTFDIPDDAHQAVTLAEQQVGLVYADEHYGDPGETSIKYECDFARFKPKSDIILNATAYAPGGAPVSEMEVSVTVNGTEKKLVVIGDRIWQDGVLGPKPSKPKPFESMPIIYERSFGGSDHTHDHQMHQGSELRNLVGIGYHKNRDPKAARGSALPNIELPGNRIASFTDTPSPAGFGILGRGWQPRVRYAGTYDESWLRNQRPFLPSDFDDQYFQSAPEDQQFDHFRGGEWVQCTGLTPSGRLEFAIPQLHLPVTCVFRDRVEHATCVQDTAIIEPDLRRCIVVSRAVIPIGPRLHALREVFVGPQPKVRTSGKQSYGSLSEMIAAKHGQGG, from the coding sequence ATGCAGATCTCCTCAAACACCACGGGAATGCAGGCAGGACTCACTGTCGCCACGGACAAGGTGGGAAAGGACTACTGCGTGATCGTCGTGAAAGGGACGTTTGATATTCCTGACGACGCCCACCAAGCCGTGACACTTGCCGAGCAGCAGGTCGGCTTGGTGTATGCCGACGAGCACTACGGCGATCCGGGAGAAACGAGCATCAAGTACGAATGCGATTTCGCGCGGTTTAAGCCGAAATCGGACATCATCCTGAATGCGACGGCTTATGCCCCCGGCGGCGCGCCCGTGTCGGAGATGGAGGTTTCTGTGACGGTCAATGGCACCGAAAAGAAACTTGTCGTGATCGGTGACCGTATTTGGCAAGATGGCGTCTTGGGCCCCAAGCCATCGAAGCCGAAACCATTCGAGAGTATGCCGATCATCTACGAACGATCCTTCGGCGGATCAGACCACACGCACGACCATCAAATGCACCAGGGGTCGGAGCTGCGCAATTTGGTCGGCATCGGATATCACAAGAACAGGGACCCTAAAGCGGCACGCGGATCCGCACTGCCAAATATTGAGCTGCCCGGTAATCGGATCGCCTCGTTCACCGATACGCCTTCTCCGGCAGGATTCGGAATTCTCGGGCGTGGCTGGCAACCGCGGGTCCGGTACGCGGGAACGTACGACGAGTCGTGGCTGAGGAATCAACGACCGTTTTTGCCGTCCGACTTTGACGACCAGTACTTTCAATCGGCTCCCGAAGACCAGCAGTTCGACCACTTTCGCGGGGGCGAGTGGGTTCAGTGCACCGGACTGACTCCCAGCGGCAGACTGGAGTTTGCGATACCGCAACTGCACCTGCCCGTCACGTGTGTCTTTCGTGACCGCGTCGAGCATGCGACCTGTGTTCAAGACACAGCGATCATCGAACCGGATCTGCGACGCTGCATCGTCGTGTCCCGAGCGGTCATTCCGATCGGTCCCCGACTGCATGCATTGCGGGAAGTGTTCGTGGGACCACAGCCCAAGGTTCGGACGTCCGGCAAACAATCGTACGGCTCGCTGAGCGAAATGATTGCTGCAAAACACGGACAGGGAGGTTGA
- a CDS encoding 3-oxoacyl-ACP synthase: MYVTETGMVCAVGPNAESSCAAMRAGVDGFQELPFVDNSGEPIIGGFVPDLEFGLRHEQRLAELLCQSLSDCMAKTAGMSWGSVPLIVCLAEPTAPAPLAGDGNQMIAEVEKRLGVRFSREHSQCVATGHTAGFRALQIARRLFQAGSEHCLVCGVDSLVNARTLHWLNQSWRLKTLENSDGAIPGEAAAAVLVQRSAHDADMNVHVRGLGFGQEQVNVLSQEPLLGIGLADAARAALADAKIEMHEVDFRIADVTGESYGFKEQELALQRVMFQVRESLPLWHCSDTIGDTGAAAAICQLIWSYYAFKKRYAPGPYSAQFASSVSGDRAVAIVQSVGSAEQDYIAA; this comes from the coding sequence ATGTACGTCACTGAAACCGGGATGGTATGTGCGGTCGGCCCGAATGCGGAATCAAGTTGTGCCGCCATGCGTGCGGGAGTCGACGGGTTTCAGGAATTACCCTTTGTCGATAATTCGGGTGAACCCATCATTGGCGGGTTTGTGCCCGACTTGGAATTTGGACTCAGGCACGAACAAAGACTGGCGGAACTGCTTTGCCAGTCGCTGTCCGATTGCATGGCAAAGACGGCTGGAATGAGCTGGGGCTCGGTTCCGTTGATCGTTTGTCTTGCTGAACCGACCGCACCGGCGCCACTCGCTGGCGACGGCAATCAAATGATCGCCGAGGTCGAAAAACGGCTGGGCGTCAGATTCAGCCGCGAGCATTCTCAATGCGTCGCTACCGGGCACACCGCCGGGTTCCGTGCACTTCAAATCGCTCGCCGACTGTTCCAGGCCGGCAGCGAGCACTGTTTGGTGTGCGGCGTCGATTCACTCGTTAATGCGCGGACGCTCCATTGGCTCAATCAATCTTGGCGATTGAAAACGCTGGAAAATTCGGATGGGGCGATTCCAGGGGAAGCCGCCGCCGCTGTCTTGGTCCAACGATCGGCGCATGATGCCGACATGAACGTTCACGTCAGAGGTCTGGGGTTTGGTCAAGAACAAGTGAATGTACTCTCCCAAGAGCCGTTGCTGGGAATCGGGTTGGCCGATGCGGCGAGGGCGGCTTTGGCCGATGCCAAGATCGAAATGCACGAAGTCGACTTTCGTATCGCGGATGTCACCGGCGAAAGTTACGGATTCAAAGAGCAGGAGCTGGCATTGCAACGGGTGATGTTTCAGGTGCGCGAATCCTTGCCTCTTTGGCACTGTTCGGACACGATCGGAGATACCGGAGCGGCGGCGGCAATCTGCCAGTTGATCTGGAGCTACTACGCATTCAAAAAACGGTACGCCCCCGGTCCTTACTCCGCACAATTCGCCAGCTCCGTCAGCGGCGACCGAGCGGTGGCGATCGTCCAAAGCGTTGGGTCCGCCGAACAAGATTACATTGCAGCATAG
- a CDS encoding TIGR02270 family protein: protein MNFILDQHAAGASATWLRRDAAVGEPHYSLRDLTELDGRLEAHLEGLILAGAAGWDLAVEELKWQEPGEVFVVAALAIEAGDAEKQQVAFQSVDGSGELRRALISALAWVPWERCLPLADQCLQRDDGFWRYVGVAAYDLHRVDPGDRLVDWISDDDETVVARAARCVGTLGGTDLLDRLGGLVAHEDDAVRFHAAWSLALRRGDPAAVGAMTEFALSESSFSGDAGRLLTSVMSIDQASRLINQLAQGGDAQLRLATVLSGHLGIVDGIPWLLEMMKIPQHARVAGESFSRITGLRLDQRPLEGEWPTGFVAGPDDDPDNDDVELDADENLPWPSPEDIAAWWQTHHDRFAAGVRYLLGWDVSDPDWQRKILVLGRQRERATAAIELAIDDPQFPLMEVRARGPSQIKTLGCGRLPTEEYRCNQLESGPASSC from the coding sequence ATGAATTTCATCCTCGACCAACATGCTGCCGGCGCGTCGGCGACTTGGCTGCGGCGCGATGCTGCGGTTGGGGAACCGCACTACTCGCTGCGGGACCTAACCGAACTTGATGGTCGGTTGGAGGCGCATCTGGAAGGATTGATTCTGGCCGGGGCGGCTGGATGGGATTTGGCGGTCGAGGAATTGAAATGGCAGGAACCGGGAGAGGTCTTCGTGGTTGCCGCATTGGCAATCGAGGCGGGGGACGCTGAGAAGCAGCAAGTTGCGTTTCAGTCCGTTGATGGTTCCGGCGAACTACGGCGGGCACTGATTTCGGCGCTGGCTTGGGTGCCGTGGGAACGCTGCCTGCCGCTGGCGGATCAGTGTTTGCAACGCGATGACGGTTTTTGGAGATATGTCGGTGTCGCGGCCTATGATCTGCACCGCGTCGATCCCGGTGATCGGCTGGTCGATTGGATTAGCGATGACGACGAAACCGTTGTGGCCCGCGCCGCCCGGTGTGTGGGGACGCTGGGAGGAACCGACTTGTTGGACCGATTGGGCGGATTGGTGGCGCATGAAGACGACGCCGTACGTTTTCATGCCGCGTGGTCGCTCGCCTTGCGCCGGGGGGATCCGGCAGCGGTCGGCGCGATGACCGAATTTGCGTTGTCCGAATCAAGTTTTTCCGGCGATGCGGGGCGGTTGTTGACCAGTGTGATGTCGATCGATCAGGCAAGTCGGTTGATCAATCAGCTCGCCCAAGGCGGTGACGCACAGCTGCGATTGGCAACGGTTCTGTCGGGTCATTTGGGGATCGTGGATGGCATCCCGTGGCTGCTGGAGATGATGAAGATTCCTCAGCATGCCAGGGTCGCGGGCGAATCCTTTTCGCGGATCACCGGACTGCGACTGGACCAGCGGCCGCTGGAAGGCGAATGGCCCACGGGTTTTGTTGCCGGCCCAGATGATGACCCGGACAACGACGATGTGGAACTTGATGCCGACGAAAACTTGCCCTGGCCGAGCCCAGAAGATATCGCGGCGTGGTGGCAGACGCACCATGACCGGTTCGCTGCCGGAGTCCGCTATCTGCTAGGATGGGACGTGTCCGACCCCGATTGGCAGCGGAAAATCCTGGTCTTGGGTCGGCAGCGCGAACGGGCCACGGCGGCGATCGAGTTGGCGATCGATGACCCCCAATTTCCGCTGATGGAAGTCCGTGCCCGGGGACCGAGTCAAATCAAAACGCTCGGCTGTGGTCGTTTGCCCACCGAAGAATATCGGTGCAATCAGCTGGAATCCGGCCCCGCATCCAGCTGCTGA
- a CDS encoding DUF4150 domain-containing protein — translation MSNDVFANGNEIACKAGDGKVIAAFPDVCLSPPSPPAGPIPIPYPDTSFSKDMKNGSKTVKISGKEVMLKDKSFYKTSPLGDEAATKGLGAGVITHVITGKTYFTAWSMDVKFEGKNVDRHIDLTTSNHMCKIGNSMIMANLDSMAQARIMDDKCPCCGQDPHCSAQKEDLANMRAGNESTSMSHEEYYSHATSKKHKQILADAEAKNAKCKFLPDESTPEQCKRYYPTKAPTKKKPRTPEGFKIPNETTASRMQWDDSELKKELVAKHPPGTQFAHKVPVSAGGCPTNPNNVQPVTDPDCKVSEDALGEVQGNIAAKLRG, via the coding sequence ATGTCCAACGACGTTTTCGCCAACGGAAACGAAATCGCATGTAAGGCGGGTGATGGAAAAGTCATCGCGGCTTTCCCCGACGTGTGCCTGAGTCCCCCGTCACCTCCGGCCGGCCCGATCCCGATCCCCTATCCGGACACGTCGTTCTCGAAGGACATGAAGAACGGCAGCAAGACCGTCAAGATCAGTGGTAAGGAGGTGATGCTGAAAGACAAATCTTTCTACAAGACCTCACCGCTGGGTGACGAAGCGGCGACGAAAGGCCTCGGTGCCGGCGTGATCACCCACGTGATCACCGGAAAGACCTACTTCACCGCGTGGTCGATGGACGTCAAGTTTGAAGGCAAGAACGTGGATCGGCACATCGATCTGACCACGTCGAACCACATGTGCAAAATCGGCAACTCGATGATCATGGCCAATCTGGATTCGATGGCCCAGGCTCGGATCATGGACGACAAGTGCCCTTGCTGCGGACAGGACCCGCATTGCTCCGCTCAAAAGGAAGATCTCGCCAATATGAGGGCGGGAAACGAGTCGACGTCGATGAGTCACGAGGAATACTATTCACATGCAACAAGCAAGAAACACAAACAGATCTTGGCTGATGCCGAAGCCAAAAATGCAAAATGTAAATTCCTGCCTGATGAAAGCACCCCCGAACAGTGCAAGAGATACTATCCAACGAAAGCACCAACCAAGAAGAAGCCACGGACACCCGAAGGCTTTAAGATCCCGAACGAAACCACTGCAAGTCGAATGCAGTGGGATGACAGTGAACTAAAAAAAGAACTGGTTGCGAAACACCCGCCCGGAACACAATTCGCCCACAAAGTTCCCGTTTCGGCGGGCGGTTGTCCAACGAATCCGAACAACGTCCAGCCCGTTACCGACCCCGATTGCAAGGTGTCGGAGGATGCGTTGGGTGAAGTACAAGGCAACATTGCCGCGAAATTGCGAGGGTAA